GTAGCACAGCTTTTAACACTCATGGACGGCCTTAAATCTAGAGGACAGGTTGTTGTAATTGGTGCAACCAACAGAGTAGATTCTATAGACCAGGCGCTTAGAAGACCTGGAAGATTCGACAGGGAAATTGAAATAGGAGTCCCTGACAAAGATGGAAGGCTGGAAGTACTTCAAATACACACTAGAGGAATGCCTTTAAATGAAGATGTTGACTTAGAAAAAATTGCAGAAGTTACACATGGATTTGTAGGTGCAGACCTGGAATCCCTTGCTAAAGAATCTGCAATGAGAGTTCTAAGAAGAATTCTTCCAGAAGTAAAGGCAGATGAAGAAATTCCAAAAGAAGTTCTTCAGAAAATGGTTGTCAATGAAGCTGACTTTAGAGCAGCTTTAAAAGAAATTCAACCATCAGCGCTTCGTGAAGTCCTTGTACAGGTTCCGGATATCAAATGGGATGATATAGGTGGCCTTGAAAAGGCAAAACAGGAATTAAGAGAAGCTGTGGAATGGCCGCTTAAATATCCTGAGAAATTCGAAAAATTTGGAGTTAAACCACCTAAAGGAGTCCTTATATATGGTCCTCCTGGAACTGGTAAGACCTTACTTGCAAAGGCTGTTGCAAACGAAAGTGATTCTAATTTCATCGCAATAAAAGGTCCTGAACTTCTATCTAAATGGGTTGGTGAATCTGAAAAAGGTGTAAGGGAAGTTTTCAGAAGGGCAAGACAAACAGCTCCTACTGTAATATTCTTCGATGAAATAGATTCCATTGCATCTACAAGAAGTGGAGGAAGTACTGATTCTGGAGTTACTCAAAGAGTTGTAAATCAGCTTCTAACTGAAATTGACGGAATGGAAGAACTGCAGGATGTTGCAATTATTGCAGCTACAAACAGGATAGATATAATGGATCCAGCTTTACTTAGACCTGGAAGATTCGACAGGCATGTTAAAGTTGATGAGCCCAATGAAGAAACAAGACTTGCAATATTTAAAGTCCATACCCATGATATGCCAATTGCAGGAGATGTGGACTTGAAGTATCTAGCTAAAAATACAGCAGGATATGTTGGTGCTGATATAGAAGCTGTATGCCGTGAAGCGGCCATGCTGACACTCAGACATGACATGGAATCTGAAGATATTAAGATGAAATACTTCAAAAAAGCTATGAAAAAAGTCAAAAAGGACGAAAAAGACGTTGAATTAGTGCAGTATCACTAATACTGCTTATTGGAAGTTAAAAATTAACTTCCTCTTTATTTTTAAGTTTTAAAATGCAATTTATTTTAAATTAATGATTTGATATTTAACCCTATTTTTAATTAAATAAAAAGTAGTTTGTTATAATTTAGTTATTCAGTGATTTTAATAATTAACCGAATTATTTTAATTAAATAAAAGTAATTTTGATATAATCTTTTAATAGATTAAGTGATTTACTTATTCAGATCCGCTTTAGATATCTTTCGTATTGTTTTTGGAATTCGTGAATATGTTTCTAAGACCTCATCTTCGATGTATTTTTTAAGGTCTTCAATCTGGAGTATATAATCATCGATCATGTCTATAACTTCTTTATAGGGACTAAGGTTATTTTCACGCTCTTTTTCCAGTTTTTTTCTTTTTTCTGCAGTGCTTAGTTCTTTCCCTTTACCAAATATACCAAGAACTTTAGGTTTCTCTATTATTGAATCATCTAAAAACATATTTCTTATAGTTCTCATATCTTGAGATACATTATGCTTTAGTTTTGAAACATCACTTTGAAGTCTATTTAGTTTAACCAGTGTTGTTCTTGCTTCAAAATCGGTGGATAAATTCAGATCAGACTCTTCAATGTACATTCCCTGAAGTTGCTCATAATATACTCCTGGATCCAGAATTTCTTCATGATTCTCCATGTTTAAAATTAGAAAGAATCATTATATAAATATTGTTAATAACTAGCCAATTATACTGCATAATATAAAATATTACTAATTTTAACATGTTCTTTAATAATTATTCAGTAAATTTCCTCCGGCATGTAAAAATCTATGATTTTTGTATTTGTTGCATTTTCTTTAGCTGTCAAAATTTACAATTTTGACGCCCTGAAAACCATAGTTAGAGAAAAATGCGTAGCATTTTTCTATACGTAAAAAATCTACGATTTTTTAAGGTTTTCCTGAACCGCAAAACGTAGCTTTCAAAAACCGCGGGTTTTTGATGTTTGCGAAGCTTTGATTCGCAACCGCAAAACGAAGTTTTGCATGCCCCAAAATTCTTCGAATTTTAAGGGTTTTGCAGGCGACAAATCAAAGCATTCGAAAATTTCCAATTTTCGATGCATGCAAAATTCTACGAATTTTGCTGTTACGAAATTGAAAATATTCGTAAACATAGAAAATCGTAGATTTTCTAAAGATTTGTCAGCTTCGATTTTCAAATACCTAAAATTTATAAGTTTAAAAAGTACGTCATTCATTATAATACTAAAGTAAGTTTAAATATAATTGATTATATATGTTTAGATTGGAAAATTCATATAATATAATAAAATAGCTAATTTTAAGCTTTATTTTAAGCACGACCAATTTTAGCATTAGGGTGAAAAAATGAGTTATGATGTAAAAGATATTTCACTTGCACCAGAAGGTAAGAAAAAAATAGACTGGGTACAAAGACATATGCCGGTTTTAGAGCATATAAAAGCAGAATATGAAAAAGAAAAACCATTTAAAGGAATTAAGATAGCTTCGTGCTTGCATCTGGAACCTAAAACCATAAATTTAGGATTAACACTTTTAGCGGGCGGTGCTGAAGTTGCAATGACTGGATGTAATCCTCTTTCAACTCAAGATGATGCTACAGCTGCAGGGGCAACTATGGGCCTTAATATGTACGGCTGGAGAGAAGAAACCACAGAAGAATACTATGAAACTATCCATAAAGTACTTGATCATGAGCCAGACATTTTAATTGATGATGGGGCAGATATGATATTTTTGGTACATAAGGAAAGACCAGAACTTATAGAAAATATAATGGGTGCATGTGAGGAAACCACCACTGGAATTCACAGGCTTAAGGCCATGGCCGAAGATAAAGCGTTAAAATTCCCAGTTATTGCTGTAAATGATGCATATACTAAATATTTATTTGACAACAGATATGGAACTGGACAATCAACTTTTGATTCGATAATGGGTTCAACAAATGTCCTTATTGCAGGTAAAACTGTTGTTGTTTGTGGATACGGCTGGTGCGGCCGTGGTATCGCAATGAGGGCCAATGGTCTGGGTGCAAATGTTATTGTAACTGAAATAGACCCTATAAGGGCTTTAGAAGCAAGAATGGATGGATACAGGGTAATGAAAGTGGCAGAAGCAGTTAAATATGCAGATCTTCTTCTAACTGTTACTGGAGATATAGATGTAGTTACAAAAGAACACTTTAAAAATATGAAAGACGGTTGTATACTTGCAAATTCTGGGCATTTCAACGTAGAGATAAACAAGGGCGATCTTATGGATATGGCTGTTAAACATGAACAGTTAAAACCAGATATTGAAGGCTTTGTTATGGAAGATGGAAGGGAATTTTATCTTCTTGCAGATGGAAGGCTTGTTAATTTAGCAGGGGAACGCGGCCAGGGCCATCCAGCAGAAATTATGGACATGAGTTTTGCAGTACAGGCATTATCAGCTAAACATCTTTTAGGGGCTAAATTAGAAAATAAAGTTTATAAAGCTCCAGATGAAATTGATGATAGAGTCTCCAGACTAAAATTAAAGGCAATGAATATTGAAATAGATGAATTAAGCCCAAGACAGTCTGAATATCTTGCAAATTGGGAAGAAGGAACCTAAAACTTTTCCTTATTTTTTATAATTTAAATCTAATTTTTTATAGTGAATAACCAAATATTTTTGGCTAGTTATCTATAAAAAGTTTGTTTATGTCTTTACATTTTTAGAAAAATCAAAGCTTACAAACACTGTCAAATCTTCGATTTGGCCCATGTAAAAAATTGAAAATTTTTTACGGAACATGATTTTGCAAACATGCACAAAACTTCGTTTTGTGCGGTTACGAAGCTATCAAAAATCTTTGATTTTTGATGCAACAAATCATAGATTTGCATGCTTTGCTTCGTAAACATCGAAAAACTTTGTTTTTCGAAAGCTTTGTGTTTGTGCTCCAAAATTCATAGAATTTTGAAAGATTTTCGAATATCTAAAAAATAAGTTAAAAAGTATATTATTCACTATAAAAGAGGGTTTTACAGATGGTGGTCTTTAAAAAGATAATAAATAAAGGATATAATCCTACACGTCTTTTTATTGGGGGAGTCCACGGGAAAGAAGGACTTACAACTATAGATGCCATTTCTAACATTTCTGAAAATGATGTTAAAAACGGCAACCTTACGATGTACAATTTTGATAAGAGTCCCTATATCAGCACACTTGACAGGCATTATTATGGTTCTAAGAGAGGTAAAGAGATCATATCTATAATTAGGGACATTAAACCTGAAATGTATGTTGAACTCCACTGTTATAACTCAAACAGTTTTAGTAAGTTAACAAATTTAAACAGAAAGGAAAGTACTGGTGTTCCGCCGCTTATACACCTTGAAAAAGGTGTTTTAATAGGTTCAACATCTCCTTACATTCGAACATCTTTATTTAAAGAATGGGATGTTTGTATAACACTTGAAATTCCATGTAACTATTCAATTGAATCTCTTGAGGTTTATTTGAATGTAATGAAGGCTGTTGCAGGTTCGAAGGATAAATATGAATTGCTTGATAGGTTGAGGGCAGATTATCCCGAACAGGTTAAAACTGCAGCAAAATATGCTGTTGAGCTTTACTGGGATGGATATCCTCCATTATAATGCTTATTGAGCTTTAAATCACTTAAAATTTATTTTTTTTGAGATATTGATTCAGGATCACAGATTCCCAATAATTAATAATTTATAAAAATATATTATTACTATATTGGGTGTGATTTAAAATGAATTCAAATCTTCAAAATCAATATGTGTCTAAATTACGGGCATTTTCTGAAATTTTAAGTATTTTTATCATTTTGATCAGTATTTTATTCCTTATGGGATGGGCATTTAATATTGAAATTCTTAAAACTCCAGGTTCTGATTTTTCTACTATTAAATCTAACACTGCTTTTTCTTTTCTTCTTATTGGTATAATCATATGGATTTTGCAAGAAAAACGAGTAAATTCTCGTAATATTTTAATTGCACGAATATTATCTTTAATTATTTTGTTAATTGGATCTTTTACTCTTTTTGAGTATATATCTGGTATTAATTTAGGTATAGATCAGATATTATTTATGGAACCTCATGGTGCTTTTCAAACGGGAGCTTTAAACAGGATGTCCCTGGTTGCGGTTTCAAGCTTCTTATTAATTAGTATTTCCCTTTTAACGATTGATAAGAAAGAAAAGGGAAATTTTCATATTTTTCAGTTATTAATTATTCTTGTGGGCCTTGTATCATTTCTTATTGTTTTAGGATATTTTTACCAAACAACAATTTATCCTATTTTGAACACAACAGCACCATCTCTTTATGGATCTGTTATGTTATTCATTATTTTTCTGGCAATTATTGCCTCTCGTCCAGATAAAGGTTTTATGAAAATATTAACAAGCAAAGGTGTCGCTGGTGTTTTCGCACGGAGAATAATACCCAGTATCATTATTATTCCTTTGATTTTAGGATGGTTAAGACTTTTGGGAGAACATATGGGATTATATGATGCTGAATTTGGAACTGCAATTACCATATTTTTTACTATCTTAATCTTAGCAATTTTAGTCTGGTTAAGTATTGTATCAATTGATAATATCGATGTGAAAAGATTCCAAGCTGAAGAAAATATTAAAAGGCAAGCTGAATTGATAAACCTTACCCATGATGCTATTTTTGTTCGCAACATGGACGATGAAATTACTTTTTGGAATAAGGGCTCTGAAGAAACTTACGGTTGGAGTCAGGAAGAGGCACTGGGAAAAGTCACCCATAAACTACTACATGCTGAGTATCCAAAACCTTTAGATGAAATCCAGGAGGATGTTTTAAACTATGGACAGTGGGATGGGGAATTAATTCATAAAAAAAGAAATGGGGACATTATTACGGTATTGAGTAGATGGTCACTACAAAAATATGAAAATGGAAAACCTTTAGGTTTTTTAGAGGTCAATACTGACATAACTAAACGTAAAGAAGCTCAAAATAAATTTAAAGAACTTGTAGATGAATTAAGACGTTCCAATTATGAACTTCAGCAGTTCACGTTCATTACATCTCATGATTTACAGGAACCACTTCGAAATATTGCAAGTTTTTCACAACTATTGGAGCGACGTTATAAAGGTAAACTGGATAGTAGTGCTGATGAATATATTGATTTTATTGTTGATGGAGCAATGAGGATGAAGGAGATGATTCAGGGTTTACTGGAATATTCTCTTGTTGGAAAAGGTGAAAACTTTCAACCGACAGATGTTAATGAAACCATTGATATTGTTTTATCTAATCTTAAAAGGTTAATTGATGAAAATGAAGCTGAGATAACTCATGAAAGGCTTCCTACTGTAACGGCTGATTCTAGACAGTTGGTTCAGATATTCCAGAATCTTATAGGAAACGCCATTAAATTTAAAAGGCCAGAAACACAGCCAAAAATCAACATTTCGGCACATCTAGATACAAAAAAGAAGGAATATATATTTTCAGTCTCTGATAATGGAATTGGAATTGAAAAACAGTACAGTACCCAAATTTTTGATATTTTCAAACGGTTACATACAATTGATGAGTATAGGGGGATAGGTATCGGTCTTGCAATCTGTAAACGGATCGTTGAACGCCATGGAGGGAAAATTTGGGTTAAATCGGAATATGGTTTAGGTTCAACCTTTTATTTCACAATTCCAATTAACCATCTAAATTCTTAAAAAGAGAATGCTAACAGCATATCTTTTAAAAAAGTTTAGAAAAGAAAAAAATTAATTTTCAATGCCTTTTCTAACCTCTTCAAGGAATTTTGTCTGGCCAATTCTTTTCATGGTTGCAGCTAGCCGTTCTCTTTGCGGTTTATCAGCATATTTATCATAAACCTTGAGAACATTATCTATATAGTCTATTATTTCACCAATACTTTTAACTTTAGTGCTGACACCTTCAACCAGCTCCCTTCCAGCTTTACCTCCTATATAAAGCATGAATCCTTCTTCTTTAACTTCCCTTGCTTTGTGCGGACACGCATTTAAACATTTTCCACAGCCAACACAGATATTATAGTTGGTGTAAGATTTGTCTCCCCTGATATTAATGGCTTCAACTTTACAAACTTCTGAACATCTTCCACAGCCGTTACATTCATTTTCATTAGTTTCTGGGAATTTTATACCTGCTATTCCTGTATCATGTATCTGTGGCCTCATGCACTTATTTGGGCACCCGCTCACTGCAATTTTGAATTTATATGGGGTAGGTCTCTCTTTGAATTTATCTTCTATAATCTCACATATTCTGGTTGTATCTATAAGTCCGCTGCCGCAGTTTTCTTTACCAGGACAGGCAAGTGTTGCCCTGACAAGTGGACCTTCTGAACCAGTTACAAGGTTAATTTCATTGAGTTTAGTAACAACATCTTCAATATCAAATCCATTTATGCCGTGGAGTTCATATGCCCCTCTATTTGTTAACTTGATCCTGGCATTATATTTTTCTGCTATATCTGCAACTTCTTTTATTTCTTCTGTGGTGTACCATCCGGCTGGTTTTGCCCTGATCCTGATGAAATAAGTGCCATCAGCCCTTTTTGAAACACCTGCATAATCTGAAGCCCAGTAAAAGGATATATATTCATCATTTTCTTTTCTTCTATTTACTTCTTTCTGGAACCTCTTTTGTTTAAAACCCTGAAGTTTTTCAATTTCTTCAACTTCTACACCTTTTTGAAGATCTAAAGCGTTTTTTATTTCCTCACCTTTTTTGGTCCTTATTATGAGGGTTGAATATCCATTAGGGCTTCCGACAGAACCAATTGAAACATCTGCAAGCTCAGCATCGAAATCTTTGCACATTTTACAGCCTGCACAGAGCTCTATTTTCTTTAAATCTATTTTTTTCTCTTCTCCATTTGTATATACTAGAAGTTTACCTTTTTTAACGTTGAATTTTTCAACATTTTCCATTTTTATATTATTCTCTTCTAATATCTCCTTCATGTTTCCATAGTCAAATTTTTCTGTACAGAAAAGCCCTATTAGGTACTCAATTTTTGGAATTTTTACAGGTTTACCGGTTCTTCCAAGTTCCTCTTCATGCTTTGCAAGGTATGGGAAATACTGAAGTTTCCTAAGCCCGTTTATCTGGCAGGGTAGTGCAACGATTGCTACTTTTTCGAGGCCCATTTCACCTGCTGTTTTCAGCGCTTCAAGGGTGGATATTGCATA
This Methanobacterium bryantii DNA region includes the following protein-coding sequences:
- a CDS encoding CDC48 family AAA ATPase; translated protein: MADKEMKLKVAEAISQSDVGRSIARIDPACMQELGLIDGDIVEIEGKKITAAIAASSQSDIGLGIIRIDGHIRKNVGASIGEEITVTRADTKDAEKVVLAPVDQQIMVKGDVRAAFAGRVLTKGDIIVSGFRQPATTMRGSLFDEFFRDAGMNMSPMGEIKLAVVSTKPKGVVKVTQMTDVEIQPNPVDVSKLEGVKNIVDVTYEDIGGLKDEVKKVREMIEIPLKRPELFERLGISPPKGVLMHGPPGTGKTLLAKAVANESDAHFIAINGPEIMSKYVGGSEERLREIFEEAEENSPSIVFIDELDAIAPKREEVTGEVERRTVAQLLTLMDGLKSRGQVVVIGATNRVDSIDQALRRPGRFDREIEIGVPDKDGRLEVLQIHTRGMPLNEDVDLEKIAEVTHGFVGADLESLAKESAMRVLRRILPEVKADEEIPKEVLQKMVVNEADFRAALKEIQPSALREVLVQVPDIKWDDIGGLEKAKQELREAVEWPLKYPEKFEKFGVKPPKGVLIYGPPGTGKTLLAKAVANESDSNFIAIKGPELLSKWVGESEKGVREVFRRARQTAPTVIFFDEIDSIASTRSGGSTDSGVTQRVVNQLLTEIDGMEELQDVAIIAATNRIDIMDPALLRPGRFDRHVKVDEPNEETRLAIFKVHTHDMPIAGDVDLKYLAKNTAGYVGADIEAVCREAAMLTLRHDMESEDIKMKYFKKAMKKVKKDEKDVELVQYH
- the ahcY gene encoding adenosylhomocysteinase codes for the protein MSYDVKDISLAPEGKKKIDWVQRHMPVLEHIKAEYEKEKPFKGIKIASCLHLEPKTINLGLTLLAGGAEVAMTGCNPLSTQDDATAAGATMGLNMYGWREETTEEYYETIHKVLDHEPDILIDDGADMIFLVHKERPELIENIMGACEETTTGIHRLKAMAEDKALKFPVIAVNDAYTKYLFDNRYGTGQSTFDSIMGSTNVLIAGKTVVVCGYGWCGRGIAMRANGLGANVIVTEIDPIRALEARMDGYRVMKVAEAVKYADLLLTVTGDIDVVTKEHFKNMKDGCILANSGHFNVEINKGDLMDMAVKHEQLKPDIEGFVMEDGREFYLLADGRLVNLAGERGQGHPAEIMDMSFAVQALSAKHLLGAKLENKVYKAPDEIDDRVSRLKLKAMNIEIDELSPRQSEYLANWEEGT
- a CDS encoding DUF2119 domain-containing protein — its product is MVVFKKIINKGYNPTRLFIGGVHGKEGLTTIDAISNISENDVKNGNLTMYNFDKSPYISTLDRHYYGSKRGKEIISIIRDIKPEMYVELHCYNSNSFSKLTNLNRKESTGVPPLIHLEKGVLIGSTSPYIRTSLFKEWDVCITLEIPCNYSIESLEVYLNVMKAVAGSKDKYELLDRLRADYPEQVKTAAKYAVELYWDGYPPL
- a CDS encoding sensor histidine kinase, whose amino-acid sequence is MEPHGAFQTGALNRMSLVAVSSFLLISISLLTIDKKEKGNFHIFQLLIILVGLVSFLIVLGYFYQTTIYPILNTTAPSLYGSVMLFIIFLAIIASRPDKGFMKILTSKGVAGVFARRIIPSIIIIPLILGWLRLLGEHMGLYDAEFGTAITIFFTILILAILVWLSIVSIDNIDVKRFQAEENIKRQAELINLTHDAIFVRNMDDEITFWNKGSEETYGWSQEEALGKVTHKLLHAEYPKPLDEIQEDVLNYGQWDGELIHKKRNGDIITVLSRWSLQKYENGKPLGFLEVNTDITKRKEAQNKFKELVDELRRSNYELQQFTFITSHDLQEPLRNIASFSQLLERRYKGKLDSSADEYIDFIVDGAMRMKEMIQGLLEYSLVGKGENFQPTDVNETIDIVLSNLKRLIDENEAEITHERLPTVTADSRQLVQIFQNLIGNAIKFKRPETQPKINISAHLDTKKKEYIFSVSDNGIGIEKQYSTQIFDIFKRLHTIDEYRGIGIGLAICKRIVERHGGKIWVKSEYGLGSTFYFTIPINHLNS
- a CDS encoding Coenzyme F420 hydrogenase/dehydrogenase, beta subunit C-terminal domain, which gives rise to MYPKSQINKENIWKLEKIVESDMCAKCGTCTVICPNNILTFEGRPQLTEECLRNGHGMCFEVCPRVSSGKYQIKLREKFEKDLYYGRGSSEGQDGGAVTAFLKHLLHVKKIEGAIVVGDEYWKPVSLIVQSADDLLKTSKSKYAISTLEALKTAGEMGLEKVAIVALPCQINGLRKLQYFPYLAKHEEELGRTGKPVKIPKIEYLIGLFCTEKFDYGNMKEILEENNIKMENVEKFNVKKGKLLVYTNGEEKKIDLKKIELCAGCKMCKDFDAELADVSIGSVGSPNGYSTLIIRTKKGEEIKNALDLQKGVEVEEIEKLQGFKQKRFQKEVNRRKENDEYISFYWASDYAGVSKRADGTYFIRIRAKPAGWYTTEEIKEVADIAEKYNARIKLTNRGAYELHGINGFDIEDVVTKLNEINLVTGSEGPLVRATLACPGKENCGSGLIDTTRICEIIEDKFKERPTPYKFKIAVSGCPNKCMRPQIHDTGIAGIKFPETNENECNGCGRCSEVCKVEAINIRGDKSYTNYNICVGCGKCLNACPHKAREVKEEGFMLYIGGKAGRELVEGVSTKVKSIGEIIDYIDNVLKVYDKYADKPQRERLAATMKRIGQTKFLEEVRKGIEN